One Pleuronectes platessa chromosome 9, fPlePla1.1, whole genome shotgun sequence genomic region harbors:
- the LOC128447677 gene encoding leucine-rich repeat-containing protein 24 isoform X2: MAVMLVLLFSMLLLSTHTLTNASPSCPVSCRCYSLTVECGSTSLRDIPKHVPPSTQTIFLQDNVIGQIRRQDLLQLRHLHYLYLQNNTISAVEPGSFRNQGQLLELALNGNRIHLVTADMFKGLEHLRILYLAGNDITRLLDYTFRGLQRLQELHLQHNSIDMLADQALAGLTSLALLDLSRNNLHTIGPASLRPLVSLQVLRITDNPWRCDCALHWLRSWIDEAGQRLLSSAERRLVCIEPPRLSHLSLVEVPLNSLVCIPPLVQLEPRRLAVRLGESLRVSCHASGYPRPQVTWRKASQGKVVLSPRGLVQELGAGGGGVGGAEERSEEGKVSLQKTEGERFDPDTGSGMLFLSNVTVAHAGFYECEAWNAGGVARVTFQLAINSSTSSSSSSSIWASWSQVSSPYSPVWPRLRNHGSALGSDVSREPLYALGSMAFSALGAATQTAIAVGISLLALTALLLVAMIYSRHHQRDKEADGAEKEESILYVNDYSDGPTTFAQLEEYRDERGHEMYVLNRAKPVLPPAPPTAVSTTNLGCPAPSDTSSHTLSSGPGQIVTPTLAPNKQQQQQQLQPEVDIRTMRRMAGEGGEAEPVITSEAEGMFLNHTGLFMDSPIAYEIHC; this comes from the exons ATGGCTGTGATGTTGGTGCTTCTTTTCTCCATGCTGCTCTTGTCCACCCACACTCTAACTAATGCGTCTCCTTCCTGCCCTGTGAGCTGTCGCTGCTACAGCCTCACCGTGGAGTGTGGCTCCACCAGCCTCAGAGACATCCCCAAACACGTCCCCCCATCTACACAG ACCATCTTCCTCCAGGACAATGTTATTGGTCAGATCCGTAGACAGGACCTTCTTCAGCTAAGGCACCTGCACTACTTGTATCTACAG AACAACACCATCTCAGCAGTGGAGCCGGGCTCCTTCCGGAACCAGGGTCAGTTGCTGGAGCTGGCTCTGAATGGGAACAGGATCCACCTGGTGACGGCTGACATGTTTAAGGGACTCGAGCATCTCCGCATTCTGTACCTGGCAGGAAATGACATCACCCGCCTTCTGGACTACACCTTCCGTGGTTTACAG CGTCTGCAGGAGCTTCATTTGCAGCACAACAGTATAGACATGTTAGCAGACCAGGCTCTAGCTGGCTTGACCTCTCTGGCTCTGCTGGATCTGAGCAGGAACAATCTCCATACCATCGGCCCTGCATCCCTGCGACCTCTTGTCAGCCTGCAGGTGCTGCGCATCACAG ATAACCCATGGCGCTGTGACTGTGCTCTCCACTGGTTGAGGAGCTGGATTGATGAGGCAGGGCAGCGGCTGCTCAGCTCAGCAGAGCGTCGGCTGGTCTGCATCGAGCCGCCACGTCTCTCCCACCTCAGTCTGGTGGAGGTTCCTCTCAACAGCCTGGTGTGCATCCCTCCACTGGTGCAGCTGGAGCCAAGGAGGCTAGCTGTGCGCCTGGGGGAGAGCCTTAGGGTGTCCTGCCATGCCTCTGGTTATCCTCGGCCACAG GTGACCTGGAGGAAGGCATCCCAGGGTAAAGTTGTGCTTTCTCCCAGAGGCCTGGTTCAGGAGCTgggtgctggaggaggaggagtaggcgGGGCAGAGGAGCGCTCAGAGGAAGGCAAGGTCAGTCTGCAGAAGACTGAAGGCGAGCGCTTTGACCCTGACACCGGCAGTGGCATGCTGTTTCTCAGTAATGTGACTGTGGCTCACGCAGGTTTCTATGAATGTGAAGCCTGGAATGCAGGGGGTGTGGCCAGGGTGACCTTTCAGCTCGCAATTaactcatccacttcctcctcctcgtcctcctccatctGGGCATCTTGGTCCCAAGTGTCCTCGCCATACTCCCCTGTCTGGCCCCGGCTGAGGAACCACGGCTCGGCTTTGGGCTCAGATGTGAGTCGGGAACCCCTTTACGCTCTAGGCAGCATGGCCTTCAGTGCTTTGGGAGCGGCCACTCAGACTGCCATCGCTGTGGGCATCTCTCTGTTGGCTCTGACCGCTCTGCTGCTGGTCGCCATGATCTACAGTCGACATCACCAACGCGACAAGGAGGCTGATGGAGCtgagaag gaggagagcatCCTCTATGTGAATGACTACTCCGACGGGCCCACCACCTTCGCCCAGCTGGAGGAGTACCGTGACGAACGCGGACATGAGATGTACGTCCTCAACCGGGCCAAACcagtcctgcctcctgctccaCCCACCGCTGTCTCCACCACTAACTTGGGTTGCCCCGCTCCATCGGACACCTCCAGCCACACCCTCTCCTCAGGGCCTGGCCAGATCGTGACTCCAACTCTTGCCcccaacaaacagcagcagcagcagcagctgcagccggaGGTTGACATACGGACCATGAGGAGAATggcgggggagggaggggaggctgagcCTGTGATTACATCAGAGGCTGAAGGGATGTTTCTTAACCACACAGGCCTGTTCATGGACTCTCCAATCGCGTACGAGATTCACTGCTGA
- the LOC128447677 gene encoding leucine-rich repeat-containing protein 24 isoform X1: protein MTCVFTVLSTSLVLSVGVMAVMLVLLFSMLLLSTHTLTNASPSCPVSCRCYSLTVECGSTSLRDIPKHVPPSTQTIFLQDNVIGQIRRQDLLQLRHLHYLYLQNNTISAVEPGSFRNQGQLLELALNGNRIHLVTADMFKGLEHLRILYLAGNDITRLLDYTFRGLQRLQELHLQHNSIDMLADQALAGLTSLALLDLSRNNLHTIGPASLRPLVSLQVLRITDNPWRCDCALHWLRSWIDEAGQRLLSSAERRLVCIEPPRLSHLSLVEVPLNSLVCIPPLVQLEPRRLAVRLGESLRVSCHASGYPRPQVTWRKASQGKVVLSPRGLVQELGAGGGGVGGAEERSEEGKVSLQKTEGERFDPDTGSGMLFLSNVTVAHAGFYECEAWNAGGVARVTFQLAINSSTSSSSSSSIWASWSQVSSPYSPVWPRLRNHGSALGSDVSREPLYALGSMAFSALGAATQTAIAVGISLLALTALLLVAMIYSRHHQRDKEADGAEKEESILYVNDYSDGPTTFAQLEEYRDERGHEMYVLNRAKPVLPPAPPTAVSTTNLGCPAPSDTSSHTLSSGPGQIVTPTLAPNKQQQQQQLQPEVDIRTMRRMAGEGGEAEPVITSEAEGMFLNHTGLFMDSPIAYEIHC, encoded by the exons ATGacctgtgtgtttactgttCTCTCCACATCTCTAGTCCTGTCTGTCGGTGTGATGGCTGTGATGTTGGTGCTTCTTTTCTCCATGCTGCTCTTGTCCACCCACACTCTAACTAATGCGTCTCCTTCCTGCCCTGTGAGCTGTCGCTGCTACAGCCTCACCGTGGAGTGTGGCTCCACCAGCCTCAGAGACATCCCCAAACACGTCCCCCCATCTACACAG ACCATCTTCCTCCAGGACAATGTTATTGGTCAGATCCGTAGACAGGACCTTCTTCAGCTAAGGCACCTGCACTACTTGTATCTACAG AACAACACCATCTCAGCAGTGGAGCCGGGCTCCTTCCGGAACCAGGGTCAGTTGCTGGAGCTGGCTCTGAATGGGAACAGGATCCACCTGGTGACGGCTGACATGTTTAAGGGACTCGAGCATCTCCGCATTCTGTACCTGGCAGGAAATGACATCACCCGCCTTCTGGACTACACCTTCCGTGGTTTACAG CGTCTGCAGGAGCTTCATTTGCAGCACAACAGTATAGACATGTTAGCAGACCAGGCTCTAGCTGGCTTGACCTCTCTGGCTCTGCTGGATCTGAGCAGGAACAATCTCCATACCATCGGCCCTGCATCCCTGCGACCTCTTGTCAGCCTGCAGGTGCTGCGCATCACAG ATAACCCATGGCGCTGTGACTGTGCTCTCCACTGGTTGAGGAGCTGGATTGATGAGGCAGGGCAGCGGCTGCTCAGCTCAGCAGAGCGTCGGCTGGTCTGCATCGAGCCGCCACGTCTCTCCCACCTCAGTCTGGTGGAGGTTCCTCTCAACAGCCTGGTGTGCATCCCTCCACTGGTGCAGCTGGAGCCAAGGAGGCTAGCTGTGCGCCTGGGGGAGAGCCTTAGGGTGTCCTGCCATGCCTCTGGTTATCCTCGGCCACAG GTGACCTGGAGGAAGGCATCCCAGGGTAAAGTTGTGCTTTCTCCCAGAGGCCTGGTTCAGGAGCTgggtgctggaggaggaggagtaggcgGGGCAGAGGAGCGCTCAGAGGAAGGCAAGGTCAGTCTGCAGAAGACTGAAGGCGAGCGCTTTGACCCTGACACCGGCAGTGGCATGCTGTTTCTCAGTAATGTGACTGTGGCTCACGCAGGTTTCTATGAATGTGAAGCCTGGAATGCAGGGGGTGTGGCCAGGGTGACCTTTCAGCTCGCAATTaactcatccacttcctcctcctcgtcctcctccatctGGGCATCTTGGTCCCAAGTGTCCTCGCCATACTCCCCTGTCTGGCCCCGGCTGAGGAACCACGGCTCGGCTTTGGGCTCAGATGTGAGTCGGGAACCCCTTTACGCTCTAGGCAGCATGGCCTTCAGTGCTTTGGGAGCGGCCACTCAGACTGCCATCGCTGTGGGCATCTCTCTGTTGGCTCTGACCGCTCTGCTGCTGGTCGCCATGATCTACAGTCGACATCACCAACGCGACAAGGAGGCTGATGGAGCtgagaag gaggagagcatCCTCTATGTGAATGACTACTCCGACGGGCCCACCACCTTCGCCCAGCTGGAGGAGTACCGTGACGAACGCGGACATGAGATGTACGTCCTCAACCGGGCCAAACcagtcctgcctcctgctccaCCCACCGCTGTCTCCACCACTAACTTGGGTTGCCCCGCTCCATCGGACACCTCCAGCCACACCCTCTCCTCAGGGCCTGGCCAGATCGTGACTCCAACTCTTGCCcccaacaaacagcagcagcagcagcagctgcagccggaGGTTGACATACGGACCATGAGGAGAATggcgggggagggaggggaggctgagcCTGTGATTACATCAGAGGCTGAAGGGATGTTTCTTAACCACACAGGCCTGTTCATGGACTCTCCAATCGCGTACGAGATTCACTGCTGA